Proteins found in one Pagrus major chromosome 20, Pma_NU_1.0 genomic segment:
- the LOC141015144 gene encoding serine/threonine-protein kinase tousled-like 2 isoform X1, with amino-acid sequence MMEGLHSQALGLDPRRQELLEARFTGVGVTKSSANSESSNQSLCSAGSLSDKELETPEKKASDQRSRKRKGDIYDSNSQGKGRGHKISDYFEFAGSSGSGTSPARGIPMLVRSSPQHSLSNPLFQHGSPSSTGSAHTDSSSCSSVKTAPTHSCSHKAIQSELTLLKLTALEKNKNSDLEKKEGRIDDLLRANCDLRRQVDEQQKMLERFKERLNKCVTMSKKLLIEKSKQEKMACRDKSMQDRLRLGHFTTVRHGASFTEQWTDGYAFQNLIKQQERVNSQREDIERQRKLLGKRKPPSMAQTPPPSLEQNRRKSRNNGQENEALSLAEYHEQEEIFKLRIGHLKKEEAEIQSELEHLERVRNLHIRELKRIHNEDNSQFKDHPTLNDRYLLLYLLGRGGFSEVFKAFDLTEQRYVAIKIHQLNKNWREEKKQNYHKHACREYRIHKELDHPRIVKLYDYFSIDTDSFCTVLEYCEGNDLDFYLKQNKLTTEKEGRSIVMQIVNALKYLNQIRPPIIHYDLKPGNILLVNGTACGEIRITDFGLSKIMDDDSYSSADGIELTSQGAGTYWYLPPECFVVGKEPPKISNKVDVWSVGVIFYQCLYGRKPFGHNQSQQDILQENTILKATEVQFPPKPVVTTEAKAFIRRCLAYHKEDRVDVLQLANDPFLMPHIRKALGSNSTPMAPPLPSTSSCYSSSASD; translated from the exons ATGATGGAAGGACTTCATAGCCAGGCTTTAGGCCTGGACCCACGCAGGCAGGAACTGCTTGAGGCTCGCTTCACTGGAGTAGGTGTGACCAAG agcTCAGCCAACAGTGAATCTTCCAACCAGTCACTGTGCAGCGCGGGATCACTCAGTGACAAGGAACTGGAG ACACCAGAGAAGAAGGCCAGTGATCAGAGaagcaggaagagaaaaggagacATCTATGACAGCAACAGCCAGG GAAAAGGAAGAGGGCACAAAATAAGTGACTATTTTGAG TTTGCTGGTAGCAGTGGCTCTGGCACCAGTCCTGCCCGGGGCATCCCCATGCTGGTGCGCTCCTCTCCACAGCACTCACTGTCTAATCCTCTG TTTCAGCACGGCAGTCCTTCGTCCACAGGCTCAGCCCACACAGACTCGTCATCTTGCAGCTCTGTTAAGACGGCCCCTACACACTCCTGCTCACACAAAGCCATCCAG TCAGAACTGACACTGCTGAAATTGACAGCCCTGGAGAAGAACAAGAACTCTGACCTGGAGAAGAAAGAGGGGAGGATAGACGACCTGCTGAGG GCAAACTGTGACTTGAGGCGGCAGGTGGACGAGCAGCAGAAGATGCTGGAGCGCTTCAAAGAACGGCTTAACAAGTGTGTGACCATGAGCAAGAAGCTGCTCATCGAGAag TCAAAGCAGGAGAAGATGGCCTGCAGGGACAAGAGCATGCAGGACCGCCTGCGTCTGGGCCACTTCACCACTGTCCGGCACGGAGCATCCTTCACCGAGCAGTGGACAGACGGATACGCCTTCCAGAACCTCATCAA GCAGCAAGAGCGAGTCAACTCGCAGCGGGAGGACATTGAGaggcagaggaagctgctgggGAAGCGGAAACCGCCCTCCATGGCCCAGACGCCGCCACCCAGCCTCGAACAGAACAGACGCAAGAGCCGGAACAATGGCCAGGAGAATGAAGC GTTGTCACTAGCAGAATATCATGAGCAAGAGGAAATTTTCAAACTTCGAATCGGTCATCTAAAAAAG GAAGAAGCAGAGATCCAGTCCGAGCTTGAGCATTTGGAGCGAGTGAGAAACCTGCACATTCGGGAGCTGAAGAGAATCCATAACGAGGACAACTCGCA ATTTAAAGACCACCCTACACTGAACGACCGATATCTGCTATTATATTTACTTGGAAGAGGCGGCTTTAGTGAAGTTTTCAAG gcTTTTGATTTGACAGAGCAAAGGTATGTGGCCATTAAGATCCATCAACTCAACAAGAactggagggaggagaagaagcaaAACTACCACAA ACACGCCTGTAGAGAGTACAGAATCCACAAAGAACTTGACCACCCGAGGATAGTCAAACTCTACGACTATTTCTCAATTGACACAGACTC GTTCTGCACAGTGCTGGAGTACTGTGAAGGCAATGATCTGGACTTCTACTTGAAGCAGAATAAGCTGACGACCGAGAAGGAGGGCCGCTCTATTGTCATGCAGATCGTCAACGCCCTCAAGTACCTCAACCAGATTCGGCCGCCCATCATCCACTACGACCTCAAGCCCG GAAACATCTTGTTGGTTAACGGCACAGCCTGTGGAGAGATAAGGATCACTGACTTCGGCCTGTCCAAGATCATGGATGATGACAGCTACAGCTCTGCAGATGGCATCGAGCTGACCTCACAAGGAGCGGGGACCTACTG GTATCTGCCTCCTGAATGCTTTGTGGTGGGTAAAGAGCCCCCCAAAATATCCAACAAGGTGGATGTTTGGTCAGTAGGAGTCATCTTCTACCAGTGCTTATATGGACGCAAG CCGTTTGGTCACAACCAGTCCCAGCAGGATATCCTTCAAGAAAACACCATATTAAAAGCCACTGAGGTGCAGTTTCCCCCCAAACCTGTGGTCACCACAGAAGCAAAG GCCTTCATTCGACGTTGCCTGGCTTATCACAAGGAGGACCGTGTGGATGTGCTGCAGCTGGCTAACGACCCCTTCCTAATGCCCCATATCCGAAAAGCCCTGGGCAGCAACAGCACACCCATGGcacctcctctcccctccacctccagctgcTACAGCAGCAGTGCCTCCGACTGA
- the LOC141015144 gene encoding serine/threonine-protein kinase tousled-like 2 isoform X2 — protein sequence MMEGLHSQALGLDPRRQELLEARFTGVGVTKSSANSESSNQSLCSAGSLSDKELETPEKKASDQRSRKRKGDIYDSNSQGKGRGHKISDYFEFQHGSPSSTGSAHTDSSSCSSVKTAPTHSCSHKAIQSELTLLKLTALEKNKNSDLEKKEGRIDDLLRANCDLRRQVDEQQKMLERFKERLNKCVTMSKKLLIEKSKQEKMACRDKSMQDRLRLGHFTTVRHGASFTEQWTDGYAFQNLIKQQERVNSQREDIERQRKLLGKRKPPSMAQTPPPSLEQNRRKSRNNGQENEALSLAEYHEQEEIFKLRIGHLKKEEAEIQSELEHLERVRNLHIRELKRIHNEDNSQFKDHPTLNDRYLLLYLLGRGGFSEVFKAFDLTEQRYVAIKIHQLNKNWREEKKQNYHKHACREYRIHKELDHPRIVKLYDYFSIDTDSFCTVLEYCEGNDLDFYLKQNKLTTEKEGRSIVMQIVNALKYLNQIRPPIIHYDLKPGNILLVNGTACGEIRITDFGLSKIMDDDSYSSADGIELTSQGAGTYWYLPPECFVVGKEPPKISNKVDVWSVGVIFYQCLYGRKPFGHNQSQQDILQENTILKATEVQFPPKPVVTTEAKAFIRRCLAYHKEDRVDVLQLANDPFLMPHIRKALGSNSTPMAPPLPSTSSCYSSSASD from the exons ATGATGGAAGGACTTCATAGCCAGGCTTTAGGCCTGGACCCACGCAGGCAGGAACTGCTTGAGGCTCGCTTCACTGGAGTAGGTGTGACCAAG agcTCAGCCAACAGTGAATCTTCCAACCAGTCACTGTGCAGCGCGGGATCACTCAGTGACAAGGAACTGGAG ACACCAGAGAAGAAGGCCAGTGATCAGAGaagcaggaagagaaaaggagacATCTATGACAGCAACAGCCAGG GAAAAGGAAGAGGGCACAAAATAAGTGACTATTTTGAG TTTCAGCACGGCAGTCCTTCGTCCACAGGCTCAGCCCACACAGACTCGTCATCTTGCAGCTCTGTTAAGACGGCCCCTACACACTCCTGCTCACACAAAGCCATCCAG TCAGAACTGACACTGCTGAAATTGACAGCCCTGGAGAAGAACAAGAACTCTGACCTGGAGAAGAAAGAGGGGAGGATAGACGACCTGCTGAGG GCAAACTGTGACTTGAGGCGGCAGGTGGACGAGCAGCAGAAGATGCTGGAGCGCTTCAAAGAACGGCTTAACAAGTGTGTGACCATGAGCAAGAAGCTGCTCATCGAGAag TCAAAGCAGGAGAAGATGGCCTGCAGGGACAAGAGCATGCAGGACCGCCTGCGTCTGGGCCACTTCACCACTGTCCGGCACGGAGCATCCTTCACCGAGCAGTGGACAGACGGATACGCCTTCCAGAACCTCATCAA GCAGCAAGAGCGAGTCAACTCGCAGCGGGAGGACATTGAGaggcagaggaagctgctgggGAAGCGGAAACCGCCCTCCATGGCCCAGACGCCGCCACCCAGCCTCGAACAGAACAGACGCAAGAGCCGGAACAATGGCCAGGAGAATGAAGC GTTGTCACTAGCAGAATATCATGAGCAAGAGGAAATTTTCAAACTTCGAATCGGTCATCTAAAAAAG GAAGAAGCAGAGATCCAGTCCGAGCTTGAGCATTTGGAGCGAGTGAGAAACCTGCACATTCGGGAGCTGAAGAGAATCCATAACGAGGACAACTCGCA ATTTAAAGACCACCCTACACTGAACGACCGATATCTGCTATTATATTTACTTGGAAGAGGCGGCTTTAGTGAAGTTTTCAAG gcTTTTGATTTGACAGAGCAAAGGTATGTGGCCATTAAGATCCATCAACTCAACAAGAactggagggaggagaagaagcaaAACTACCACAA ACACGCCTGTAGAGAGTACAGAATCCACAAAGAACTTGACCACCCGAGGATAGTCAAACTCTACGACTATTTCTCAATTGACACAGACTC GTTCTGCACAGTGCTGGAGTACTGTGAAGGCAATGATCTGGACTTCTACTTGAAGCAGAATAAGCTGACGACCGAGAAGGAGGGCCGCTCTATTGTCATGCAGATCGTCAACGCCCTCAAGTACCTCAACCAGATTCGGCCGCCCATCATCCACTACGACCTCAAGCCCG GAAACATCTTGTTGGTTAACGGCACAGCCTGTGGAGAGATAAGGATCACTGACTTCGGCCTGTCCAAGATCATGGATGATGACAGCTACAGCTCTGCAGATGGCATCGAGCTGACCTCACAAGGAGCGGGGACCTACTG GTATCTGCCTCCTGAATGCTTTGTGGTGGGTAAAGAGCCCCCCAAAATATCCAACAAGGTGGATGTTTGGTCAGTAGGAGTCATCTTCTACCAGTGCTTATATGGACGCAAG CCGTTTGGTCACAACCAGTCCCAGCAGGATATCCTTCAAGAAAACACCATATTAAAAGCCACTGAGGTGCAGTTTCCCCCCAAACCTGTGGTCACCACAGAAGCAAAG GCCTTCATTCGACGTTGCCTGGCTTATCACAAGGAGGACCGTGTGGATGTGCTGCAGCTGGCTAACGACCCCTTCCTAATGCCCCATATCCGAAAAGCCCTGGGCAGCAACAGCACACCCATGGcacctcctctcccctccacctccagctgcTACAGCAGCAGTGCCTCCGACTGA
- the becn1 gene encoding beclin-1: MEGSKSSSTTMQVSFVCQRCCQPLKLDTSFNVLDRVTIHELIAPLVTVTPSKQADSSEGETAPEENFVENKQDGVSRKYIPPARMMSTESANSFTLIGEASDGGTMENLSRRLKVTSDLFDIMSGQTDVDHPLCEECTDTLLDHLDTQLNITENECQNYKQCLELLSHLQVEEEETLLAELQQLKEEEEALVQELEAVEEQRAAVAQDLTQSRVHSQQLDTEELQYQKEYSEFKRQQLELDDELKSVDNQMRYCQIQLDRLKKTNVFNATFHIWHSGQFGTINNFRLGRLPSVPVEWNEINAAWGQTVLLLHALANKMGLRFQRYRLVPYGNHSYLESLTDKSKELPLYCSGGLRFFWDNKFDHAMVAFLDCVQQFKEEVEKGDTGFCLPYRMDVEKGKIEDTGGSGGSYSIKTQFNSEEQWTKALKFMLTNLKWGLAWVTSQFYNR; the protein is encoded by the exons ATGGAGGGCTCCAAGTCGTCGAGCACAACCATGCAGGTCAGCTTCGTGTGTCAGCGGTGCTGTCAGCCGCTCAAACTGGACACATCCTTCAATGTGCTCGACCGGGTCACAATCCACGAACTTATCG cTCCGTTAGTCACAGTGACCCCAAGTAAACAGGCTGACAGCTCTGAAGGGGAGACAGCACCAGAG GAGAATTTTGTAGAAAACAAGCAAGATGGAGTGTCAAGAAAGTACATCCCCCCTGCACG GATGATGTCCACAGAGAGCGCCAACAGCTTCACGCTGATCGGAGAAGCATCCGATGGTGGAACCATGGAAAATCTTAGTCGTAGGCTTAAG GTGACCAGCGACCTGTTTGACATCATGTCAGGCCAGACAGATGTGGACCACCCACTGTGTGAAGAATGTACTGACACCCTGCTGGACCACCTGGACACCCAGctgaacatcacagagaacGAGTGCCAGAATTACAA GCAGTGTCTGGAGCTGCTGTCacacctgcaggtggaggaagaggagaccctgctggcagagctgcagcagctgaaggaggaggaggaggctctgGTCCAGGAGCTGgaggctgtggaggagcagagggcCGCTGTGGCCCAGGACCTGACCCAGAGCAGGGTCCACTCTCAGCAGCTGGACACGGAGGAGCTACA GTACCAAAAAGAGTACAGCGAGTTTAAACGGCAACAGCTGGAGCTCGACGATGAGCTGAAGAGTGTCGACAACCAGATGCGTTACTGCCAGATTCAGCTGGATCGCCTGAAAAAGACCAACGTGTTCAATGCCACATTTCACATCTG GCACAGCGGCCAGTTCGGTACCATCAACAACTTCCGACTCGGTCGACTCCCAAGCGTCCCGGTGGAGTGGAATGAGATCAACGCAGCCTGGGGGCAgacggtgctgctgctgcacgcTCTGGCCAACAAGATGGGGCTGCGCTTCCAGag atATCGTCTTGTCCCGTATGGAAACCACTCATACTTAGAGTCCCTGACAGACAAGTCTAAG GAGCTTCCTCTCTACTGCTCAGGTGGCCTGAGGTTCTTCTGGGACAATAAATTCGACCACGCCATGGTGGCCTTCCTGGACTGTGTCCAGCAGTTCAAAGAGGAGGTGGAAAAAGGAGACACTGGCTTCTGCCTTCCATACAG GATGGACGTGGAGAAGGGCAAGATCGAGGACACGGGCGGCAGCGGCGGCTCCTACTCCATCAAAACCCAGTTCAACTCTGAGGAGCAGTGGACCAAGGCGCTCAAGTTCATGCTCACCAACCTGAAGTGGGGACTTGCCTGGGTCACCTCACAGTTCTACAACAGATAA